One window of the Sulfitobacter alexandrii genome contains the following:
- a CDS encoding thiolase family protein gives MTAWIAAACRSAVAPRDGAFAALSLQELAAPVIDAVLAQSGLEPSDVDELIASNALGAGGNPARVLALAASLPERVAGLSLDRQCAGGLDALNLARHMVLAGAADVVIAGGVESYSRRPVRMRTYPDGRPPERYEQASFTPWPDRDPDMTVAAQALGALLGIGRDEQDAWAMRSHRLARAAAPAPGEVVEIAGLRADSFTRDLRPALCRRAKVLCGDVTTANTAVAADGSAFVVVVSDRVARRLSVPCVALRGGRTLGGTPDLPGLAPVAAIREVLAAEGLRPADLSAAEVMEAYAVQAVACVREAGLDPEIVNGGGGALARGHPVGASGAINAVRLFHTLRRQGGTGLAAIAAAGGIGTALVLSA, from the coding sequence ATGACCGCGTGGATCGCCGCCGCCTGCCGCAGCGCGGTGGCCCCGCGCGACGGGGCGTTCGCTGCGCTCTCGTTGCAGGAACTCGCCGCGCCGGTCATCGACGCGGTGCTGGCGCAGTCCGGCCTGGAGCCTTCGGACGTGGATGAATTGATCGCAAGCAACGCCCTGGGGGCCGGCGGCAACCCCGCGCGCGTGCTGGCGCTGGCGGCAAGCCTGCCAGAGCGGGTCGCGGGGCTGAGTCTCGACCGGCAATGCGCCGGCGGCCTCGACGCGTTGAACCTCGCACGGCACATGGTCCTTGCGGGTGCGGCGGACGTGGTGATCGCCGGCGGCGTGGAAAGCTATTCGCGCCGCCCGGTGCGGATGCGGACGTACCCGGACGGCCGCCCGCCGGAGCGCTACGAGCAGGCCAGCTTTACCCCGTGGCCGGATCGCGACCCCGACATGACCGTTGCGGCGCAGGCGCTTGGGGCCCTGCTGGGGATCGGCAGGGACGAACAGGATGCCTGGGCCATGCGCAGTCACCGGCTGGCCCGCGCCGCCGCACCCGCCCCCGGCGAGGTCGTCGAGATCGCGGGCCTGCGCGCCGACAGCTTCACCCGCGACCTGCGCCCCGCCCTGTGCCGCCGCGCCAAGGTTCTTTGCGGCGACGTCACCACCGCGAACACCGCCGTGGCGGCGGACGGTTCCGCCTTTGTCGTCGTGGTCTCGGACCGGGTGGCCCGGCGCCTTTCGGTGCCGTGCGTCGCGCTGCGCGGCGGGCGCACGCTGGGCGGCACGCCCGATCTGCCGGGCCTCGCCCCCGTGGCGGCGATCCGCGAGGTGCTGGCGGCGGAAGGCCTGCGCCCTGCCGACCTTTCAGCCGCCGAGGTGATGGAAGCCTATGCCGTTCAGGCCGTGGCCTGCGTCCGCGAAGCGGGTCTTGATCCGGAGATCGTGAACGGCGGCGGCGGCGCGCTGGCGCGGGGGCACCCGGTGGGGGCGTCCGGCGCGATCAACGCGGTGCGGCTGTTTCACACGCTGCGCAGGCAGGGCGGCACCGGGCTGGCCGCCATTGCCGCCGCCGGGGGGATCGGGACGGCGCTGGTGCTATCCGCGTGA
- a CDS encoding biotin transporter BioY produces the protein MERSLTLVALFAALIAALGLMPNLMLATGVPITAQSLGIMLCGTVLGAARGGLAALLFVALVALGLPLLAGGRGGVGVFASPTVGFVVGFPVAAFATGFVMEQLRGMSVGWAAGIASVLGGIIVLYAIGLTGFMMVLDRSFVEAFAILGWYLPGDAIKAVLAGLITAGLARTRPDSLLSRG, from the coding sequence ATGGAACGCTCACTCACCCTCGTCGCCCTTTTCGCCGCGCTGATCGCGGCCCTTGGCCTGATGCCCAACCTGATGCTGGCGACCGGCGTGCCGATCACCGCCCAGAGCCTCGGCATCATGCTGTGCGGGACGGTTCTGGGCGCGGCGCGCGGCGGGCTGGCGGCGCTGCTCTTCGTGGCGCTGGTCGCGCTGGGCCTGCCGTTGCTGGCAGGGGGGCGCGGCGGCGTGGGCGTCTTTGCCTCGCCGACCGTGGGTTTCGTCGTGGGCTTTCCGGTCGCGGCCTTCGCCACCGGCTTCGTGATGGAGCAGCTGAGGGGCATGTCGGTCGGCTGGGCCGCCGGAATCGCCTCGGTGCTGGGCGGGATCATCGTGCTCTACGCCATCGGGCTGACGGGCTTCATGATGGTGCTGGACCGCTCCTTCGTCGAAGCCTTCGCGATCCTCGGCTGGTACCTGCCGGGCGACGCGATCAAGGCGGTGCTGGCCGGGCTCATCACCGCAGGGCTGGCCCGCACGCGGCCCGACAGCCTGCTGTCACGCGGATAG
- a CDS encoding energy-coupling factor ABC transporter ATP-binding protein: MPLIDARNITYAPDGVPVLTDVDLRSDGRRIGVVGRNGSGKTSLARVLAGLIVPDGGEVRIAGAAVARDRKAALSAVGILFQNPDHQIIFPTVEEEIAFGLGQMGLSGPEAREKVMAVLDRFGKAHWAEAAIHRLSQGQRQLVCLMSVLAMRPRVILLDEPFAGLDIPTSMHLFRVLDDVDATLVQITHDPAMVAGYDHVLWLDAGKVAAQGAPQAVLPVFEARMTELGAGDDLSDLAG, from the coding sequence ATGCCGCTGATCGATGCACGGAACATCACCTATGCCCCGGACGGCGTGCCAGTGCTGACCGATGTGGACCTGCGCAGCGACGGGCGACGCATCGGCGTGGTGGGGCGTAACGGATCGGGCAAGACGAGCCTCGCGCGCGTGCTGGCCGGGCTGATCGTGCCCGACGGCGGCGAAGTCCGCATCGCGGGCGCCGCGGTGGCCCGGGACCGCAAGGCGGCCCTGTCCGCCGTGGGCATCCTGTTCCAGAACCCCGATCACCAGATCATCTTCCCCACCGTCGAAGAGGAAATCGCCTTTGGCTTGGGGCAGATGGGCCTTTCCGGGCCCGAGGCCCGCGAAAAGGTGATGGCGGTGCTCGACCGTTTCGGCAAGGCGCATTGGGCCGAGGCCGCCATTCACAGGCTGTCACAGGGCCAGCGCCAGCTTGTCTGCCTGATGTCGGTGCTGGCGATGCGGCCACGGGTGATCCTGCTGGACGAACCCTTTGCCGGGCTGGATATCCCGACCTCGATGCACCTTTTCCGCGTGCTGGACGATGTCGATGCCACGCTGGTCCAGATCACCCACGATCCCGCCATGGTCGCGGGCTATGACCACGTCCTGTGGCTCGACGCGGGCAAGGTGGCCGCGCAGGGGGCGCCACAGGCGGTGCTGCCGGTCTTCGAAGCACGGATGACCGAACTGGGGGCGGGCGATGATCTCTCTGACCTCGCCGGTTGA
- a CDS encoding energy-coupling factor transporter transmembrane component T family protein encodes MISLTSPVETRAHGWPAGAKLVALCAAIVVLFATDVLAAHAIFLGLTLGLYALPGRRFLRTGLNRLKPLWIFAAVILIWHVVTADPRAGLVIVLRMVTAVALANLVTMTTRLTDMMAVVRWLLTPLRRFGLRTEVVELAMALVIRFTPVLAEKGRLLALAWRARAVRRVGWRIVTPLAALAIDDAEHVAEALRARGGVAVTQVDRPGGRQ; translated from the coding sequence ATGATCTCTCTGACCTCGCCGGTTGAAACGCGCGCCCACGGCTGGCCCGCCGGGGCCAAGCTCGTCGCGCTCTGTGCGGCGATCGTGGTGCTGTTCGCCACCGACGTGCTGGCCGCGCATGCGATCTTTCTCGGCCTGACGCTCGGGCTCTATGCCCTGCCGGGGCGGCGTTTCCTGCGCACCGGCCTGAACCGGCTCAAACCCCTGTGGATTTTCGCGGCGGTGATCCTGATCTGGCACGTCGTCACCGCGGACCCGAGGGCGGGGCTGGTGATCGTCCTGCGGATGGTGACGGCGGTGGCGCTGGCCAATCTCGTTACCATGACCACCCGCCTGACCGACATGATGGCCGTGGTCCGCTGGCTGTTGACGCCGTTGCGCCGCTTCGGCCTGCGCACCGAGGTGGTGGAACTGGCAATGGCGCTGGTGATCCGCTTCACGCCTGTGCTGGCCGAGAAGGGCCGCCTGCTGGCGCTCGCGTGGCGCGCCCGCGCGGTCCGGCGGGTGGGTTGGCGCATCGTGACGCCGCTGGCCGCGCTCGCCATAGACGACGCCGAACACGTTGCCGAGGCGCTGCGCGCCCGCGGCGGGGTGGCGGTGACGCAGGTTGACCGCCCCGGGGGCAGGCAGTAG